Below is a genomic region from Streptomyces ferrugineus.
GCGACGGCGGAGTAGTGCGCGGCGGCACGGGCGCCCTCCTCACCGGCGATGCCGGTCGCCCACGTCATGAAGTCGACGTCGACGGGCGCCTGCGGCAGGGCCGGCCGCAGCAGCTTGAGCATGGCGAACGGCGGGGTGCGGCGCAGTACGCCACGGTGCCGCAGCCGCAGCCGGGCGGCCTCCAGGGGCGGGATCGGCGCGAGCGGTCCGATGAGGTCGCGCTGCCTGAGCCAGGCCCAGTGCGGGCCGCCGCTGTACAGGGCGTGCGGTCCCTCGTTGGTCCGGTACGGCCCCTCGGCGGTCCGCGCCCGCCCGCCCAGGGTGTGGTGGGCTTCGTACACGGTGACCTTGGCGCCCGCCTCGGCGGCGGTGATGGCCGCGGTGAGTCCGGCGAAGCCGCCGCCGACGACGGTGATGCGGTGCATGACTGGGGGTCTCCCTCGTGCTCGGGGTCGCCTTTCTTGCGTCCTCTGTGAGTACGACGGTCCGGGGTACCCAGAATGTGACATCGGCAGTGATCCGCACGGATCGTCGCAGGTCAGGCGGATTGTCAGTGGCGGGGTGCAGCATGGGGACATGGCGAGGAGAGCGATGGGCCGGCGCGGCGGTGCGGGGCGGGGCGGTGTGCAGGGGGCGCGGCGGCCCGAGGTGCGGCTGCCGGCGCTGGAGCCGTTCCGGGACGGGGAGTTGGAGCCGGACGGGGACTACGACGGCCTGGAGTTCGCCGAGGAGGACCTCACCGGGCACGACGGCGGGGGCGCCCGCTTCATGGACTGCGCGCTGAAGGGCTGCGTCCTGGACGAGACGCGGCTTCATCACGCCCGGATCCTCGACTCGGTCCTCACGGCGCCCCGGGGCGTCGGCACCGACCTCGCCGAGGCGACGCTGCGCGATGTGGAGCTGGTCGACGCGCGGCTGGGCGGGGTGCAGCTGCACGGGGCCGTGCTGGAGCGGGTGGTGATCCGGGGCGGCAAGATCGACTACCTGAACATGCGCAAGGCCAAGCTCAGAGACGTCGTCTTCGAGGGCTGCGTCCTGGTCGAGCCGGACTTCGGGGGTGCCCGCCTCGAGCGGGTGGAGTTCGTGGACTGCGCGGTGAAGGGGGTGGACCTCACCGGGGCCGGCCTGGCGGACGTGGATCTGCGCGGGGCGGTGGAGCTGGAGATCGCGCGGGGTGTGGACCGGCTGGCCGGGGCGGTGCTCAGTACGTCCCAACTCCTGGATCTGGCACCGGTGCTGGCGGCACAGCTGGGGATCCGGGTGGAGGGATGACGGCCGACCGGCGCTCCCGCGCGTTCAGCCCACCCGTGGAAACCGGGCCTGGAGCGTCCAGACCGCCGGGTTCTCGCCCAGGTCCTCGTGCAGGTCGATCAGATCGGCGAGCAGATCGTGCAGGAAGTCGCGGGCCTCGCGGCGCAGTTCGGCGTGCGAGAAGGTCAGCGGGGCCTCCTCCGCCGGCATCCAGTCCGCCTCGATGTCCACCCAGCCGAAGCGGCGCTCGAAGAGCATGCGGTCGGTGGACTCGGTGAAGTCCAGCTCCGCCCGCTGGGGCCGGGAGGCGCGGGAGCCGGCCGGGTCCCGGTCCAGCCGCTCGACGATGTCGCACAGGGCCCAGGCGAAGTCGAGCACCGGCACCCATCCCCAGGCTGTGGACAGTTCCCGGTCCGCCTTGGTGTCGGCGAGGTAGACGTCCCCGCAGAACAGGTCGTGGCGCAGCGTGCGGACGTCCGCGCGGCGGTAGTCCGTCTGCGGGGGATCCGGGAAGCGGTTGGAGAGGGCGTAGCCGATGTCGAGCACGTAGGCGATGGTGTCACGGCCGACCTCATAGGATCATCGGCGTGTCCCGTTTCGCGCCCGTTGCCCTGACCGTCACCTCCGCCCTGCTCGTCCTGACCGCGTGCAGCGGCGGAGTCCAGGGCACCCCCGGCGGCTCCGGTGTGCGCGACCCGTACTTCACCAAGGCGGGCAACGGCGGCTACGACGTCACCCACTACACCCTCGACCTCGCCTACGACCCCGACGAAGAGCACCTCACCGGCACCGCCGAGATCACCGCGCGCGCCGGCAAGGACCTCTCCGCCTTCGACCTCGACCTGAAGGGAATGGACGTCGGGGAAGTCTCGGTGGAGGGCGAGCGCGCCCGATGGAGCCGCAATGGCCAGGAGCTGGTGATCCGTCCCCACGACGACCTCGACGAGGGCGAGACCTTCCGCACCACCGTCCGCTACTCCGGCACCCCGCAGACCCTCACCGACCCCGACGGCTCCGAGGAGGGCTGGCTCCCGGGCGCCGCCGGCGCGCTCGCCCTCGGCGAGCCGACCGGGTCCATGGCGTGGTTCCCCGGCAACCACCACCCCTCGGACAAGGCGTCGTACGACGTCTCGGTGACCGTGCCGGAGGGGCTGGAGGCCGTCTCCAACGGCGAGTTGGCGGACCGGAGCACCAGCGGCGGCCGTACCACGTTCCACTGGCGCACGGCGGAGCCCATGGCCAGCTACGTGGCCACGCTGGCGATCGGCGACTACGACATCACCCGCTCCACGGTCACCGGCGCGAACGGCGCCGAACTGCCCGTCTACACCGCCGTGACCCCCGCCCAGGCCACCCCCGCCCGCAAGGCGCTCGCCCGGCTCCCCGAGGTCATGGAGTGGCTGCAGTACAACTTCGGCCCGTACCCCTTCTCCTCCACCGGCGCGATCATCTCCGACACCGACGACTCCGACTACGCGCTGGAGACCCAGAACCGTCCGGTCTTCCCCGGCGCCCCCGGCACCGAGCTCCTCGTCCACGAGCTCGCGCACCAGTGGTTCGGCAACTCCGTGACGCCGAAGAGCTGGCGCGACATGTGGCTGAACGAGAGCTTCGCGACGTACGCGGAGTGGCTGTGGGAGGAGGACGACGGCGGCGACAGCGCCCAGGAGACCTTCGACGCCTTCTACGACCACGGCGGGAAGGACCACAAGGACATCTGGTCCTTCCCGCCCGCCAGGCCCACCAGCGCCGCGCACATCTCCGACCCGCCCGTCTACGAGCGTGGCGCGATGGTCCTCCACAAGATCCGCCAGACCGTCGGCGACGACACCTTCTACGACATCGTCCAGGGCTGGGCCGCCGCCCACCGCCACGGCAACGCGGACACCGACGACTTCACGCGGTACGTGGAGAAGAAGGCCCCCGACGAGGACTTCACGGCCGTCTGGGAGGACTGGCTGTACGGCGACGGAAAGCCCGAGCAGCCGTAGGAACCCGGTCAGACGGCCAGTTCCTTGCGCAGCACCGTGCAGGGGCGGTCGAACTGGCGGTCCCTGCCGTAGCCGATGGTCTCGTAGCCGAGGGCGGTCCAGAAGTCGAGGGCGCCCGGGTTGTTGTCGAGGACGGCAAGGCGTACGGCGGCGGCCCGGCCGGCCGCGCGGAATCGGTCCTCCACGGCAGCCGCGAGCTGCCTGCCGTACCCCTTGCGGTGCGCCGCCGCGTCCACCATCAAAAGCCCGATCCAGGGGTCCGGGTCGACCGGGTCCGGATGGCTGGCCAAGGTGATCACGATCCCGACGAGCCGCCCCTCACTGCGGGCGAGCAGCACCTCAGCCCCCGGCACCAGCAACTCGTCGGCCAGCGCGGCGGCCACCTGCTCGGGGCGGATGTCGTCCGGGTCCGGGAAGTCGCCGCTGAGCGCGTGGAAGTCGCGGTTGGAGGCGTAGAGGGCGGTGAGTTCGGTGAGGACCGGGGCGGGGATGTCGTGGTCGGGGGTGAGGGGGAGGGGGTCGAGGATCATTCGGGCAACCTATCGAAGGGGCACCGACGCCTGGACCCCCGGCCGGAGCCGGGGGTCCAGGCGAGACAGGGCGTCGTCGATGATCAGACGTTGACGCCGAAGTCCTGGGCGATGCCCACCAGGCCCGAGGCGTAGCCCTGGCCCACCGCGCGGAACTTCCACTCGGCGCCGTTGCGGTACAGCTCGCCGAAGACCATGGCCGTCTCCGTCGCCGCGTCCTCGGAGAGGTCGTAGCGGGCGATCTCGGTGCCGCCCGCCTGGTTGACGATGCGGATGTAGGCGTTGCGGACCTGGCCGAAGTTCTGCGAGCGGTTCTCCGCGTCGTAGATCGAGACCGGGAAGACGATCTTGTCGACGTCGGCCGGGAGGCCGGCGAGGTTGACGTTGATCGCCTCGTCGTCGCCCGCGCCCTCACCGGTGCGGTTGTCACCGGTGTGGACGATGGTGCTGTCCGGCGTCTGCTTGTTGTTGAAGAACACGAAGTGGGCGTCCGAGTAGACCTTGCCCTGGGTGTTGACCGCGATCGCGGAGGCGTCGAGGTCGAAGTCCGTGCCGGTGGTGGTGCGGACGTCCCAGCCGAGGCCCACGGTGACGGCGGTCAGGCCCGGAGCCTCCTTGGTGAGCGAGACGTTGCCACCCTTGGACAGGCTTACAGCCATGGTTCGGGAGTCCTTTCCCTCGTTTGCATACGGCGGTACGACATACGGGCTGAGTTGCTGCTGAAGAAGAAGCTACAGCTACCCCTTTGACTTCCTCCCCCTCTCTATGGAGGGGAAGTTCACAGCTCGCGCCGTGGGGCTTCCTGCTTCATCACCGACTGCCCGCCCGGAGATCTCCGTTGAGGTCTTACACCGGCTCCACAGGCCGACACCGCCAGCCCGGCGGCCAGAAGGTTCTTTGCTGCGTTCATGTCCCGGTCGTGGGCCGTGCCGCAGTCGCACGTCCAGGTACGGACGTTGAGCGGCATCTTGTCCTGCAAGCTGCCGCAGACGGAGCACAGCTTCGAGGAGGGGAACCAGCGGTCGACTGCGATCACTTCGCGGCCGTACCAGTGGGCCTTGTACTCCAGCATGCTCCGGAACTCGCTCCATGCCGCGTCTGAGATGGCGCGAGCGAGCTTGCCGTTCTTCAACAGATTGCGAACGGTGAGATCCTCGATCACGACCACTTGGTTTTCGTGGACGAGTCGAGTGGTGATCTTGTGCAGGTGATCGCGCCTGCGGTCGGCGATGCGGGCGTGGATCCTCGCGACTTTGCGGCGGGCCTTGGCCCGGTTGGCACCGTCGCCCTTGGCCTTGCGTGCAAGTTCCCGCTGGGCCTTGGCGAGGCGGGCCCGGTCGCGCCGCTCGTGCCTGGGGTTGGAGATCTTTTCCCCGGTGGACAGCGTCAGCAGGTGATCGAGTCCGGCATCCACGCCGACGGCCGTCTCGGCAGTCGGGAGCGGCGTGATGGACGGGTCCTCGCACAGCAGGGACACGTACCAGCGTCCCGCGCTGTCCTGGGACACGGTCACAGTGGACGGGGTGGCTCCCTCGGGCAGAGGACGGGACCACACGATGTCGAGCGGGTCCGCCATCCTGGCCAGCGTCAGCATGCCGTCCCGGAACCGGAATCCGCTGGTGGTGTACTCCGCGCTCTTGCGGGACTTCTTCCGCGACTTGAACCGCGGGTACTTCGCCCGCTTGGCGAAGAAGTTGGTGAACGCCGTCTGGAGGTGCCGGAGTGTCTGCTGGAGCGGGACCGAGGAGACGTCGTTGAGATACGCCAGTTCCTCGGTCTTCTTCCACGCGGTCAGCATCGCCGACGTCGAGTTGTAGTTGACCCGCTCCTGCCGGAGCGTCCACGCCTCTGTGCGGGCCGCGAGTGCCATGTTGTAGACCTTCCGCACGCAGCCGAACGTGCGCGACAGCTCGGCAGCCTGCCCGTCGGTCGGATAGAAGCGGTACTTGAACGCCCGCTTCGCGCGAATGGTCACGTCTCACAAACTAGCACATCCTCTTGTGAGTGCCCTCGGATTGTCGCGCTTCCTCCCTGCCCCGCTCCGCAGGAGCATGGTTTCGTCCTCCGGGGAACGCTGGGGGAGGTGTCGGAGGTTCCAGGTCTCTTTACTTTCT
It encodes:
- a CDS encoding pentapeptide repeat-containing protein; the encoded protein is MARRAMGRRGGAGRGGVQGARRPEVRLPALEPFRDGELEPDGDYDGLEFAEEDLTGHDGGGARFMDCALKGCVLDETRLHHARILDSVLTAPRGVGTDLAEATLRDVELVDARLGGVQLHGAVLERVVIRGGKIDYLNMRKAKLRDVVFEGCVLVEPDFGGARLERVEFVDCAVKGVDLTGAGLADVDLRGAVELEIARGVDRLAGAVLSTSQLLDLAPVLAAQLGIRVEG
- a CDS encoding M1 family metallopeptidase — protein: MSRFAPVALTVTSALLVLTACSGGVQGTPGGSGVRDPYFTKAGNGGYDVTHYTLDLAYDPDEEHLTGTAEITARAGKDLSAFDLDLKGMDVGEVSVEGERARWSRNGQELVIRPHDDLDEGETFRTTVRYSGTPQTLTDPDGSEEGWLPGAAGALALGEPTGSMAWFPGNHHPSDKASYDVSVTVPEGLEAVSNGELADRSTSGGRTTFHWRTAEPMASYVATLAIGDYDITRSTVTGANGAELPVYTAVTPAQATPARKALARLPEVMEWLQYNFGPYPFSSTGAIISDTDDSDYALETQNRPVFPGAPGTELLVHELAHQWFGNSVTPKSWRDMWLNESFATYAEWLWEEDDGGDSAQETFDAFYDHGGKDHKDIWSFPPARPTSAAHISDPPVYERGAMVLHKIRQTVGDDTFYDIVQGWAAAHRHGNADTDDFTRYVEKKAPDEDFTAVWEDWLYGDGKPEQP
- a CDS encoding GNAT family N-acetyltransferase codes for the protein MILDPLPLTPDHDIPAPVLTELTALYASNRDFHALSGDFPDPDDIRPEQVAAALADELLVPGAEVLLARSEGRLVGIVITLASHPDPVDPDPWIGLLMVDAAAHRKGYGRQLAAAVEDRFRAAGRAAAVRLAVLDNNPGALDFWTALGYETIGYGRDRQFDRPCTVLRKELAV
- a CDS encoding TerD family protein; amino-acid sequence: MAVSLSKGGNVSLTKEAPGLTAVTVGLGWDVRTTTGTDFDLDASAIAVNTQGKVYSDAHFVFFNNKQTPDSTIVHTGDNRTGEGAGDDEAINVNLAGLPADVDKIVFPVSIYDAENRSQNFGQVRNAYIRIVNQAGGTEIARYDLSEDAATETAMVFGELYRNGAEWKFRAVGQGYASGLVGIAQDFGVNV
- a CDS encoding RNA-guided endonuclease InsQ/TnpB family protein, producing MTIRAKRAFKYRFYPTDGQAAELSRTFGCVRKVYNMALAARTEAWTLRQERVNYNSTSAMLTAWKKTEELAYLNDVSSVPLQQTLRHLQTAFTNFFAKRAKYPRFKSRKKSRKSAEYTTSGFRFRDGMLTLARMADPLDIVWSRPLPEGATPSTVTVSQDSAGRWYVSLLCEDPSITPLPTAETAVGVDAGLDHLLTLSTGEKISNPRHERRDRARLAKAQRELARKAKGDGANRAKARRKVARIHARIADRRRDHLHKITTRLVHENQVVVIEDLTVRNLLKNGKLARAISDAAWSEFRSMLEYKAHWYGREVIAVDRWFPSSKLCSVCGSLQDKMPLNVRTWTCDCGTAHDRDMNAAKNLLAAGLAVSACGAGVRPQRRSPGGQSVMKQEAPRREL